Proteins found in one Bremerella volcania genomic segment:
- a CDS encoding DUF1559 family PulG-like putative transporter, which produces MKRIHSARAFTLVELLVVIAIIGVLIALLLPAVQQAREAARRMQCTNNLKQMGLGLHNHHDTFNRFPPGAANNISPFGTSTGQQWGASWMAYIMPFLELNNAFEVAQLGKNQQYNSTNIRAGIGDTAGTPIFDQFKCPSAALENDVCLSTTSPGSMVADYAGIAGHVNGFGGLTGSPGETAGSNNGPVGRNGTLGYNTQNTFADLTDGTSSTMVVGEVGGWIWENSTTKRDFRPGVQHGFAMGCNGRNNSTDLSLPNDSNSRVFNTTTIRYVINENCRNGSCSLGDTSCADGVCQNMGNNHPLLSEHPGGVNVLFGDGSVHFLAETTAASVLAAYASRNDAQTVAAP; this is translated from the coding sequence ATGAAGCGGATCCATTCAGCACGTGCGTTCACGCTCGTGGAATTGTTAGTGGTGATTGCAATTATTGGTGTCCTCATCGCCCTGCTTTTGCCGGCCGTGCAGCAGGCGCGAGAAGCCGCTCGCCGCATGCAGTGCACGAACAATCTGAAGCAGATGGGACTGGGGCTGCACAACCACCACGACACCTTCAATCGCTTCCCGCCGGGAGCCGCGAACAACATTTCGCCATTTGGCACCAGCACTGGGCAGCAATGGGGCGCTTCCTGGATGGCTTACATCATGCCGTTTCTGGAATTGAATAACGCTTTCGAGGTTGCCCAGCTTGGAAAAAATCAGCAGTACAACAGTACCAATATCAGGGCGGGCATCGGCGATACGGCTGGCACTCCCATCTTTGACCAATTCAAGTGCCCTTCCGCGGCGCTCGAAAATGACGTGTGCTTGAGCACTACCTCGCCAGGATCCATGGTAGCCGACTACGCGGGCATCGCCGGTCATGTGAACGGCTTTGGGGGATTGACCGGAAGCCCTGGTGAAACCGCAGGCTCGAACAATGGTCCGGTTGGTAGAAACGGAACGCTGGGGTACAACACGCAAAATACCTTTGCGGATCTTACCGATGGAACGAGCAGCACGATGGTCGTTGGCGAAGTGGGGGGCTGGATATGGGAAAACAGTACCACGAAGCGGGATTTCCGCCCTGGCGTTCAGCACGGATTTGCGATGGGCTGCAATGGCCGCAACAATTCAACGGATTTGTCGCTGCCCAACGATTCCAACTCGCGCGTGTTCAATACAACGACGATCCGCTACGTGATCAATGAAAATTGCCGCAACGGTAGCTGCTCGTTGGGAGATACCTCCTGTGCCGATGGTGTTTGCCAAAACATGGGCAATAACCACCCGCTTCTATCGGAGCACCCAGGCGGCGTGAACGTACTGTTCGGGGACGGTTCGGTCCACTTCCTTGCCGAAACGACAGCTGCTTCGGTGCTTGCTGCCTACGCGTCACGAAACGATGCTCAGACCGTCGCAGCACCTTAG